In the Gammaproteobacteria bacterium genome, one interval contains:
- a CDS encoding adenosylcobinamide-GDP ribazoletransferase, producing MLNPPLVAFFIALQFLTRIPLPPIPGSSESRNFARATLAFPLIGLVIGLILVLSQWVFNGFSEMLQAALVVTVWVWITGNLHLDGLADSADAWIGGQGSKERTLEIMKDPTSGPTAISAVVLTILLKFTAVYAVLEINPWLLILPPIIARTLLLPWFMTAPYVRHDGLASVFVRDLNSSHAWLAASLTALVLMLLFGGDLIYVIAVAAGVMALWRYLGMRRIGGFTGDTSGAMVEMVEVAVLILVLSMGIG from the coding sequence ATGCTAAATCCACCGTTGGTTGCTTTTTTTATTGCCTTGCAGTTTTTGACGCGGATACCGTTACCGCCGATTCCCGGCAGTAGCGAAAGTCGCAATTTTGCGCGAGCCACCCTGGCGTTTCCGCTGATTGGATTGGTCATTGGCTTGATTCTGGTGTTGTCCCAGTGGGTATTCAACGGTTTTTCTGAAATGCTGCAAGCCGCCCTGGTTGTCACCGTGTGGGTATGGATTACCGGCAATCTGCACCTCGACGGCCTGGCCGACAGCGCCGATGCCTGGATAGGTGGGCAGGGCAGCAAGGAACGCACGCTGGAGATCATGAAAGACCCCACGTCCGGCCCTACGGCCATTTCGGCCGTTGTGTTGACCATCCTGTTGAAATTCACTGCGGTTTATGCGGTGCTGGAAATTAATCCCTGGCTGTTGATTCTGCCACCGATTATTGCGCGTACATTGTTGTTGCCGTGGTTCATGACTGCGCCATACGTACGGCACGATGGGTTGGCATCGGTATTTGTGCGTGATTTGAACTCGTCCCATGCCTGGCTGGCGGCCAGTTTGACGGCATTGGTTCTGATGTTGCTGTTTGGCGGCGATTTGATCTATGTGATTGCGGTAGCGGCAGGCGTGATGGCACTGTGGCGTTATCTGGGAATGCGCCGGATTGGTGGTTTTACCGGAGACACCTCCGGTGCCATGGTGGAGATGGTGGAAGTCGCGGTGTTAATTCTGGTGCTCTCCATGGGAATTGGTTAG
- the serS gene encoding serine--tRNA ligase: MLDVKKLRTDLETIASQLAERGFVLDSGKFQALENERRTLQQSTEELQATRNSKSKQIGQAKAKGEDVQSLMDEVAGLGDRMKQQETRLADLQNELNELLSTIPNVPHASVPKGKSESDNVEVRRWGTPRAFDFTAKDHVDVGEGLKQLDFETAAKITGSRFAVMTGAVARMHRALIQFMLDMHTGEHGYTETYVPYIVNADSLRGTGQLPKFEADLFKLYHENQYYLIPTAEVPVTNIVRDTIMDDDVLPRKFVAHTPCFRSEAGSYGRDTRGMIRQHQFEKVELVQIVRPEDSYRALEELTGHAEAVLKRLDLPFRTIALCTGDMGFSSAKTYDLEVWLPAQNTYREISSCSNFEDFQARRMMARYRPQGAKKPELVHTLNGSGLAVGRTLVAILENYQQADGSVAVPSALQPYMGGLEIIRR, translated from the coding sequence ATGCTGGATGTAAAAAAATTAAGAACCGACCTTGAAACGATTGCCAGCCAGTTGGCCGAGCGTGGTTTTGTACTGGATAGCGGAAAATTCCAGGCGCTGGAAAATGAACGCCGCACCTTGCAGCAATCCACCGAAGAACTGCAAGCCACACGTAATTCCAAGTCCAAACAAATTGGTCAGGCTAAAGCCAAGGGCGAGGATGTTCAATCGCTGATGGATGAAGTCGCCGGCTTGGGCGATAGAATGAAACAGCAGGAAACCCGTCTTGCTGATTTGCAAAATGAACTGAACGAATTGCTTTCCACCATTCCCAATGTGCCGCACGCGTCAGTGCCCAAAGGCAAATCGGAATCTGACAATGTCGAAGTTCGTCGCTGGGGTACACCACGGGCTTTTGATTTTACCGCCAAGGATCATGTCGACGTTGGTGAAGGACTCAAGCAACTGGATTTTGAAACTGCCGCAAAAATTACCGGTTCACGCTTTGCGGTGATGACTGGTGCGGTTGCACGTATGCACCGCGCGTTGATTCAGTTCATGCTGGACATGCACACCGGCGAGCACGGCTATACCGAAACCTACGTGCCTTATATCGTCAATGCCGACAGCCTGCGCGGTACGGGCCAGTTGCCAAAATTTGAAGCCGATTTGTTCAAGCTGTATCACGAGAATCAATATTATTTGATCCCCACGGCTGAAGTACCCGTCACTAATATTGTGCGCGACACCATCATGGACGATGACGTATTGCCACGCAAATTTGTGGCGCACACACCGTGTTTCCGCAGTGAAGCAGGTTCATACGGCCGCGATACGCGTGGCATGATTCGCCAGCATCAGTTTGAAAAAGTCGAGCTGGTGCAAATTGTTCGTCCGGAAGATTCCTATCGCGCGCTGGAAGAACTGACCGGTCATGCCGAGGCTGTACTCAAACGCTTGGATTTGCCGTTCCGTACTATTGCATTGTGTACTGGCGATATGGGTTTTTCTTCCGCCAAAACCTACGATCTGGAAGTGTGGCTGCCGGCGCAAAACACTTACCGCGAAATTTCGTCCTGCAGTAATTTTGAAGACTTTCAGGCACGTCGCATGATGGCGCGTTATCGTCCGCAAGGCGCGAAGAAACCAGAACTGGTGCACACCCTCAATGGTTCAGGTTTGGCGGTAGGGCGTACGTTGGTGGCGATTCTGGAAAATTACCAACAGGCCGATGGCAGCGTGGCTGTACCATCGGCGCTGCAGCCCTACATGGGCGGATTGGAAATCATCCGTCGCTAG
- a CDS encoding cupredoxin domain-containing protein — protein MTTIIGNGLALLFIGLVVYWFWLSKPKGHKARAKEVVEIEMANGVFNPALLEVAVNTPVVLRIVRKDPSPCAEQVIFKELGIARPLSLQQAEHIELVLPQPGEYHFNCQMGMYQGRIIAR, from the coding sequence ATGACAACCATCATCGGCAATGGACTCGCGCTGCTGTTTATCGGTTTGGTGGTGTACTGGTTTTGGCTAAGCAAACCCAAGGGCCACAAAGCCCGCGCCAAGGAAGTGGTGGAGATAGAAATGGCCAACGGCGTGTTTAATCCCGCGCTGCTGGAAGTTGCCGTCAACACGCCAGTGGTGTTGCGGATCGTGCGCAAAGACCCGTCACCGTGTGCCGAACAGGTGATTTTTAAGGAGCTGGGCATCGCCAGACCCTTATCGCTACAACAAGCCGAACACATTGAGTTGGTGCTGCCCCAGCCGGGTGAATATCACTTCAACTGTCAGATGGGCATGTATCAAGGACGGATTATCGCCAGATAA
- a CDS encoding alpha-ribazole phosphatase family protein: MAVTTTIDLIRHGEPVGGKKYRGQIDDPLSGKGWKQMRAAVGDACPWNRIISSSLSRCADFAQELAQRHQLPLELDSRLTEIGFGVWEGKTAEEIMAEDPQALINFWQDPAGYRPEGAEALPDFAQRVIAGFDQAVAQYPGQHLLMVGHAGMMRMILRHVLDMPLEAMFKIEVPNAGISRIKIDHHDQGTLMRLCFHAGKLC, encoded by the coding sequence ATGGCTGTAACCACAACGATTGACCTCATCCGCCACGGGGAACCAGTGGGGGGTAAAAAATATCGCGGACAAATCGATGATCCGCTGAGCGGCAAAGGCTGGAAACAAATGCGGGCGGCCGTGGGCGACGCTTGCCCCTGGAACAGAATCATTTCCTCAAGTCTTAGCCGCTGTGCCGATTTCGCCCAGGAATTAGCACAGCGCCATCAGTTGCCTCTGGAGCTGGATAGCCGCCTGACTGAAATTGGCTTTGGCGTTTGGGAAGGCAAAACGGCAGAAGAAATCATGGCCGAAGACCCACAAGCGCTGATCAATTTTTGGCAAGATCCTGCGGGATATCGTCCCGAAGGTGCGGAAGCGTTGCCGGATTTTGCCCAACGAGTCATCGCCGGATTTGATCAGGCCGTAGCGCAATACCCCGGGCAACATTTACTCATGGTTGGCCACGCTGGCATGATGCGCATGATATTGCGCCATGTTCTGGATATGCCATTAGAGGCTATGTTTAAAATTGAAGTACCCAATGCCGGCATCAGCCGGATCAAGATTGACCATCATGATCAAGGAACATTGATGCGCCTGTGCTTTCACGCGGGGAAGTTATGCTAA
- a CDS encoding heavy metal translocating P-type ATPase, giving the protein MNNLQSIRLSIGGMSCAGCVSAVEQALHQVAGVEKAEVNFADHTALVHGNTDAKTLIQAVIDAGYDAAELRGEQDLDEKEAAELAHYRKLKRQALVSFVVGLPLMAFGMTGILPMLDDSSRPLWAVIALLSLAVMRYSGKHFFIGAYKSFRAHNANMDTLVAMGTGTAWLYSSLLVAFPAIAGEHGGHVYFEAAVVIIAFLNLGSALEMRARGKTSQAIKRLIGLQPKTARVIRDGVERDVPLAEVGLNETIRVRPGEKIPVDGIIIDGHSSVDESMLTGEPIPVEKKLGDFVTGGSLNVSGSFLFQAKRIGQETVLSQIIGMVRQAQNSKPSIGRLADKVSSVFVPVVLIIAALTFLVWFNWGPEPVVDYTLLTTMTVLIIACPCALGLATPISIMVGVGKAAEYGVLIRNGEALQRSSQIEVVVLDKTGTITEGKPRLIAVHAATGADESQVLQLAASLESGSEHPLAAAVLAGARERQLDLFAVQGFVAVSGQGVSAQINQQQILLGNQRLMQANNIDISPLASLVEQCAAKAQTPVMLAVDGQIRGILAIADPVKADSKAAIAQLQRMGKKVVMLTGDHPRTAQAVAAEVGVDEVIAQVLPQHKAEKIAALQQNGTIVAMVGDGINDAPALAQADVGFAIGSGTDVAMESADVTLMGGSLKGVASAIEISSATVRNIKQNLWGAFAYNSIGIPVAAGVLFPFSGMLLDPMIAGAAMAMSSVTVVTNANRLRLFTPKEAQV; this is encoded by the coding sequence GTGAACAATTTGCAGAGCATTCGTCTATCCATCGGCGGCATGAGTTGCGCTGGTTGCGTTTCTGCTGTGGAGCAGGCGCTGCACCAGGTTGCAGGCGTGGAAAAGGCCGAGGTCAACTTCGCCGATCATACTGCACTGGTACATGGAAATACCGACGCCAAAACGCTGATACAGGCGGTGATCGACGCGGGCTATGACGCCGCCGAACTGCGTGGCGAGCAGGACCTGGATGAAAAAGAAGCCGCGGAATTAGCGCACTACCGCAAACTCAAACGCCAGGCATTAGTATCGTTTGTGGTGGGCTTGCCGCTGATGGCGTTTGGCATGACTGGCATATTGCCCATGCTGGATGACAGCAGCCGTCCGCTGTGGGCGGTGATTGCGCTGTTATCGTTGGCAGTCATGCGGTATTCCGGCAAACATTTTTTCATTGGCGCCTACAAATCGTTTCGTGCCCACAACGCCAACATGGACACGCTGGTGGCGATGGGGACGGGCACGGCATGGTTGTATTCCAGCTTGCTGGTGGCGTTTCCTGCCATTGCCGGCGAACACGGCGGTCATGTTTATTTTGAAGCCGCGGTGGTCATCATCGCGTTTTTAAACCTTGGCTCTGCGCTTGAAATGCGGGCGAGGGGAAAGACCTCCCAAGCCATCAAACGCCTCATCGGCCTGCAACCCAAAACCGCTCGGGTGATTCGCGATGGTGTGGAGCGGGATGTCCCCCTCGCTGAGGTCGGCCTGAACGAAACCATCCGCGTCCGTCCCGGCGAAAAAATCCCAGTGGACGGCATCATCATTGACGGACATTCCAGCGTCGACGAATCCATGCTGACCGGCGAACCCATTCCGGTGGAAAAAAAACTCGGCGACTTCGTGACCGGCGGCTCGCTCAATGTCAGTGGCAGTTTCCTGTTTCAGGCCAAACGGATTGGGCAAGAGACCGTGCTGTCACAAATTATCGGCATGGTGAGACAGGCACAAAATTCCAAACCGTCCATTGGTCGACTCGCCGACAAAGTGTCCAGCGTGTTTGTGCCAGTGGTGCTCATCATCGCAGCCCTCACATTCCTGGTCTGGTTTAACTGGGGACCGGAACCGGTTGTCGATTACACGCTGCTGACCACCATGACCGTACTGATCATTGCTTGTCCTTGCGCGCTGGGGCTGGCTACGCCGATTTCCATCATGGTCGGTGTGGGCAAGGCAGCAGAATATGGCGTGCTGATTCGCAACGGCGAGGCTCTGCAGCGTTCCAGTCAAATTGAAGTGGTCGTGCTGGATAAGACCGGCACCATTACCGAGGGCAAGCCCAGGCTTATTGCCGTTCATGCGGCAACAGGGGCTGATGAATCGCAGGTTTTGCAGTTGGCGGCGTCACTGGAGTCTGGCTCGGAACATCCGCTGGCAGCGGCCGTGCTTGCCGGCGCCAGAGAACGTCAGCTGGATTTGTTCGCGGTGCAGGGATTTGTCGCCGTCAGTGGCCAGGGCGTTTCCGCGCAGATTAATCAGCAGCAAATTCTGCTGGGCAATCAGCGCCTGATGCAAGCCAACAATATTGATATTTCGCCATTGGCCTCGCTGGTGGAACAGTGTGCGGCAAAGGCCCAAACCCCGGTGATGCTGGCGGTGGACGGCCAGATTCGGGGCATACTTGCCATCGCTGACCCGGTCAAGGCTGATTCCAAGGCCGCCATCGCCCAATTGCAGCGGATGGGGAAAAAAGTCGTGATGCTGACAGGCGATCATCCGCGTACCGCCCAGGCCGTGGCCGCAGAAGTGGGGGTCGACGAAGTCATTGCCCAGGTTTTACCGCAGCACAAGGCAGAAAAAATTGCCGCACTGCAGCAAAACGGCACCATTGTCGCGATGGTTGGGGATGGCATCAATGACGCCCCCGCGTTGGCGCAGGCGGACGTGGGCTTTGCCATCGGCAGTGGCACCGATGTGGCGATGGAAAGTGCCGACGTGACCTTGATGGGAGGTTCGCTCAAGGGCGTGGCCAGCGCGATTGAGATTTCCTCAGCCACGGTGCGCAACATCAAACAAAACCTGTGGGGCGCCTTTGCCTACAACAGCATCGGCATACCGGTGGCAGCGGGGGTGTTGTTCCCGTTTAGCGGAATGCTGCTTGATCCAATGATTGCTGGAGCGGCGATGGCCATGTCATCGGTCACGGTGGTCACCAATGCTAACCGTCTGCGGCTGTTTACCCCCAAGGAGGCACAGGTATGA
- the crcB gene encoding fluoride efflux transporter CrcB — protein MGHLLAIALGGALGSVARYLASQGIHAWLGKGFPYGTLTVNVLGSFVFGVLYVLLLERINVAAEWRAFLMIGFLGAFTTFSTFSMETLNLLLNGEYFKGVSNIILNVVLCVLAAWIGVWLARQWS, from the coding sequence ATGGGACATCTGTTAGCCATTGCACTGGGCGGCGCGCTTGGGTCTGTTGCCCGCTATCTGGCATCGCAGGGCATTCACGCTTGGCTGGGCAAAGGCTTTCCGTATGGAACGCTGACCGTCAATGTTCTAGGATCATTCGTGTTTGGCGTGCTGTACGTGCTGTTACTGGAACGAATTAACGTTGCTGCCGAGTGGCGTGCATTTTTAATGATTGGTTTTCTGGGGGCGTTTACGACCTTTTCCACGTTTTCCATGGAAACCCTGAATTTATTACTCAACGGCGAATATTTTAAGGGCGTGAGTAATATTATCCTGAATGTTGTTTTGTGTGTGCTGGCTGCCTGGATAGGCGTTTGGTTGGCCAGACAATGGTCCTAA
- a CDS encoding replication-associated recombination protein A, with amino-acid sequence MRQDSLFQSAERAFRPLADRMRPHTLEEFCGQQHILSPGKPLRQALESGHLHSMIFWGPPGTGKTTLARMIANKVDAEFITISAVLSGVKEIRQAVEQAKTLRNEQGRNTVLFVDEVHRFNKSQQDAFLPFIEDGTFVFIGATTENPSFELNNALLSRARTYVLKSLAATDIRAVIDRAISDSEKGLGQLDWNFPAELRDQLANAMDGDARRALNFVEILADLAEGGEVSSELLTDVLRGGALRRFDKGGEAFYDQISALHKSVRGSDPDASLYWYCRMLDGGCDPLYIARRVVRMASEDIGNADPRALQLALNAWDVVERLGSPEGELAIAQAVLYLASVPKSNAVYMAYKAAMNDVKSSSSLEVPIHLRNAPTKLMAELGYGKHYRYAHDEPHAYAAGEHYFPENLPRRHYYAPTERGFEGKIRERLAQLRRWDEESRG; translated from the coding sequence ATGCGGCAAGACTCGCTGTTCCAGTCGGCAGAGCGCGCGTTTCGGCCGCTGGCTGACCGCATGCGGCCACATACACTGGAAGAGTTTTGTGGCCAGCAACACATTTTGTCTCCCGGAAAACCGTTGCGCCAGGCGCTGGAATCAGGTCATCTGCACTCGATGATTTTCTGGGGACCGCCGGGCACCGGCAAAACCACGCTGGCGCGAATGATCGCGAACAAAGTGGATGCTGAGTTCATCACTATTTCGGCGGTGCTGTCCGGCGTCAAAGAAATCCGGCAGGCTGTAGAGCAGGCCAAAACGCTACGCAATGAGCAAGGCCGCAACACGGTGCTGTTTGTGGACGAGGTACATCGTTTCAACAAATCACAGCAAGATGCTTTTTTGCCGTTCATCGAAGACGGGACGTTTGTTTTCATTGGTGCAACCACCGAGAATCCCTCGTTTGAATTGAACAACGCATTGCTGTCTCGCGCCCGAACCTATGTGCTCAAATCGCTGGCAGCGACCGACATCCGCGCGGTGATTGATCGCGCCATTTCTGACAGCGAAAAAGGCTTGGGGCAACTCGACTGGAATTTTCCTGCCGAGTTACGTGATCAGTTGGCCAATGCGATGGATGGTGATGCACGTCGCGCACTGAATTTTGTCGAGATTCTGGCTGATCTGGCTGAAGGCGGTGAAGTCAGCAGTGAACTGTTGACAGACGTATTGCGTGGTGGTGCGTTGCGGCGTTTCGACAAGGGTGGCGAGGCGTTTTACGATCAGATTTCTGCGCTGCACAAATCCGTGCGTGGCTCAGACCCGGATGCGTCGCTGTATTGGTATTGCCGCATGCTGGATGGCGGTTGCGATCCGCTGTACATTGCCCGTCGAGTGGTCCGCATGGCCAGCGAGGACATTGGCAATGCCGATCCTCGAGCTTTGCAACTGGCGCTGAACGCATGGGACGTGGTGGAGCGGTTGGGAAGTCCCGAGGGCGAATTGGCCATCGCGCAAGCCGTGCTGTATCTGGCCTCGGTTCCCAAAAGCAACGCTGTGTATATGGCTTACAAAGCCGCCATGAATGATGTCAAATCCAGCAGTTCGCTGGAAGTGCCGATCCATTTGCGCAACGCACCAACCAAATTAATGGCCGAGCTGGGCTATGGCAAACACTACCGATACGCACATGACGAGCCTCATGCGTATGCCGCCGGTGAGCATTATTTTCCGGAAAATCTGCCGCGTCGTCACTATTACGCGCCAACGGAGCGTGGTTTTGAGGGCAAAATCCGCGAGCGTCTGGCGCAACTGCGCCGCTGGGATGAGGAATCGCGTGGCTAG
- the lolA gene encoding outer membrane lipoprotein chaperone LolA, with protein MHNIVKTVIASFSLFIASTSLAFGADALQSFFAGLKSYQADFMQKVSNSQLGSVNQAKGKLFIQRPGKFRWDYVQPYQQQIVSDGKKIWIYDHDLEQVTVKRVTRSLSQTPAMLLSADYDIDQSFDVTSFMGDDDLSWFELIPKGGDTSFTSIRMGFKSDKLVRMTLEDNLGQTTELSFTNSLRNLPLPKTLFNFTPPKGVDVFESDD; from the coding sequence ATGCACAATATAGTCAAAACCGTCATTGCCAGTTTTTCTTTGTTTATCGCCAGTACGTCGCTGGCGTTCGGTGCAGACGCGCTGCAAAGTTTTTTTGCTGGACTGAAAAGTTACCAAGCTGACTTCATGCAAAAGGTTAGCAATTCACAGCTGGGATCGGTCAATCAGGCCAAAGGCAAACTGTTCATTCAGCGCCCCGGTAAATTCCGCTGGGATTATGTCCAACCGTATCAGCAGCAGATTGTCTCGGACGGCAAAAAGATCTGGATTTACGACCATGATCTGGAGCAAGTGACGGTCAAACGGGTAACCCGCTCGCTGAGTCAAACCCCTGCGATGCTACTCAGTGCCGATTACGACATTGATCAGAGCTTCGACGTCACCTCATTCATGGGTGATGACGATTTAAGCTGGTTTGAACTGATCCCCAAAGGTGGCGATACCAGTTTCACGTCGATTCGCATGGGGTTCAAATCAGACAAACTGGTGCGAATGACCCTGGAAGACAACCTTGGCCAAACCACCGAGCTGAGTTTCACCAATAGTTTGCGCAATTTGCCCTTGCCTAAAACGCTGTTTAATTTCACGCCACCCAAAGGGGTAGACGTGTTCGAGAGCGACGACTAA
- the lexA gene encoding transcriptional repressor LexA: protein MDKLTPRQLEIYYLIKEYMKETGSPPTRAEIARDLGFRSANAAEEHLRALARKGYIDLVPGASRGIRILSEEPEGVPLVGKVAAGFPILSEEYIEKRYTIPADMFTPQADFLLEVRGMSMKNAGILDGDLLAVHQTADVRKNQIVVARVNHDEVTVKRFEKKGNIVYLHPENEDFETIQVDLNSEPFEIEGIAVGVIRSRL from the coding sequence ATGGATAAACTTACGCCGCGTCAATTGGAAATCTACTACCTCATCAAGGAGTACATGAAGGAGACCGGATCTCCACCCACCCGCGCAGAAATCGCCAGAGATCTCGGTTTTCGCTCCGCCAATGCGGCGGAGGAACATTTGCGTGCATTAGCGCGCAAAGGTTACATCGACCTAGTCCCCGGCGCGTCGCGAGGCATTCGCATTCTGTCTGAAGAACCCGAAGGCGTACCGCTGGTGGGTAAGGTCGCCGCCGGATTTCCTATCCTGTCGGAAGAATACATCGAAAAGCGCTACACCATTCCCGCTGATATGTTTACACCGCAGGCGGATTTCCTGTTGGAGGTTCGGGGGATGAGTATGAAAAATGCCGGAATTTTGGACGGAGATCTGCTGGCGGTGCATCAAACGGCGGATGTGCGGAAAAACCAGATCGTGGTTGCCCGGGTGAATCACGACGAAGTGACGGTCAAGCGCTTCGAGAAAAAAGGCAACATCGTTTATTTGCACCCCGAAAATGAAGACTTTGAAACTATTCAGGTAGACCTCAACAGCGAACCTTTTGAAATTGAAGGCATCGCAGTAGGTGTTATTCGCAGCCGCTTGTAA